In Sedimentibacter sp. MB31-C6, one genomic interval encodes:
- a CDS encoding prepilin peptidase — translation MIVILNGVLYVLVLMKLGIFIDSIMYCAIISLLIEISIIDLRHKLIPDKLNIIVLVFGLFFLLHDKTMIVNRLIGFGIGFGLFLFIAVLTNSMGGGDIKLMASLGLIFGINGIVFIILFSFILGAIISTILLILQIKKLKDEIPFAPFISFSALIYILLWK, via the coding sequence ATGATAGTTATTTTAAATGGTGTACTATATGTTTTAGTGCTAATGAAGCTAGGTATTTTCATTGATTCAATTATGTATTGCGCTATAATTAGCTTATTAATCGAAATTAGTATTATTGATTTAAGACACAAATTAATACCTGATAAGTTGAATATCATCGTATTAGTGTTTGGATTATTTTTCTTATTACATGACAAAACAATGATAGTTAATAGATTAATAGGATTTGGAATAGGTTTTGGATTATTTTTATTCATTGCCGTTTTAACAAATTCAATGGGTGGTGGTGATATAAAACTTATGGCTTCACTTGGACTAATATTTGGTATAAATGGAATTGTATTTATAATTTTATTTTCCTTTATTTTGGGTGCAATAATTTCAACGATACTTTTAATTTTGCAAATAAAAAAATTAAAAGATGAAATACCTTTTGCACCATTTATATCTTTTTCAGCTTTAATATATATACTTTTATGGAAGTAA
- a CDS encoding competence type IV pilus major pilin ComGC: MFNVIAKLKDSRGFTLIELIATLAIVGIISAIAIQNFFQIQEKAKSDADQATINMIGKAAELYFIQNPDNKHDINTADDLVTENYLENIDFQTITYGANDGKDLKINYIDTKVIITFGSELANEVYPFNKFKNKYDESGD; encoded by the coding sequence CGTAATAGCTAAGTTAAAAGATAGTAGAGGGTTTACCTTAATAGAACTTATAGCAACTTTAGCAATAGTAGGAATAATTTCTGCAATAGCCATTCAAAATTTTTTTCAAATACAAGAAAAAGCAAAAAGTGATGCTGATCAAGCAACAATAAATATGATTGGAAAGGCAGCAGAATTATATTTTATACAAAATCCTGATAATAAGCATGATATTAATACTGCTGATGATTTAGTAACAGAAAATTATCTTGAAAATATTGATTTTCAAACAATTACGTATGGAGCGAATGATGGTAAGGATTTAAAAATTAACTATATTGATACTAAAGTAATAATTACTTTTGGTTCTGAACTGGCTAATGAAGTATATCCATTTAACAAATTTAAAAATAAATATGATGAATCAGGAGATTGA
- the pilM gene encoding type IV pilus biogenesis protein PilM, whose protein sequence is MARILSIEFDNVNLRIIEGKRKGSTLNILNSIIVKVPLYSIDDGYINDDDKIKSVIKQVIKEHKMKFTKCIFAINTSSLLVRKLELPDLKKNKEVMSMIKIDLEQQLSIDLSQYEIIFKKSKKYIIDGLKKITYIVYCIPSKMYLQYNELAEELKLPLISMDVSSNYLELVFLNNLTINNNIANPKNSVGFINLGKNAISFSIIKNNINIFTKTYHCLDNKLEGVAETPILYETSKDILKYEFNQYMEEISKYIRYYYSINNYNQIDKIYLFGSYSMDVSEEFFDSIDIPVELVTNISNVYLLEETEDNNKSLLSNEYLHGIVSLFSDKTHLDFHTKRRRQIKFKFILSINILILITILILNISFKGIFNYFKNAEFKREIQTMCLFINENNKINNEIEEIKNSIERMKLYKNEVKKLNEIVRKNDNINSQMFTELASVIPYGTQVKSVIVVNKNIQIQCFSSSLDELSLLLKGIRNIDFIVDVNVPNIDVKLQQQGVDIKYFYYIICNIEDVVQN, encoded by the coding sequence ATGGCGAGAATACTATCTATTGAGTTTGATAATGTAAATTTAAGGATTATTGAAGGTAAACGTAAGGGTAGTACTTTGAATATTTTAAACTCTATAATAGTAAAAGTTCCTTTATATAGCATTGATGATGGATATATTAATGATGATGATAAAATTAAATCAGTAATAAAACAAGTTATAAAAGAACATAAAATGAAGTTTACAAAATGTATATTTGCCATTAATACTAGTAGTCTATTAGTGAGGAAATTAGAGCTACCGGATCTTAAAAAAAACAAAGAAGTAATGTCTATGATTAAAATAGACCTTGAACAACAGCTTTCTATAGATTTATCTCAATACGAGATTATATTTAAAAAATCTAAAAAATACATTATAGATGGTTTGAAAAAAATCACATATATTGTTTATTGTATCCCTTCTAAAATGTATTTACAATATAACGAACTAGCAGAAGAGCTCAAATTACCTTTGATTAGTATGGATGTATCATCTAATTACCTTGAACTTGTTTTTCTTAATAATTTGACTATTAATAACAATATTGCAAATCCAAAGAATAGTGTTGGATTTATAAATCTTGGGAAAAACGCAATTTCCTTTAGCATTATAAAAAATAATATTAATATTTTTACAAAAACATATCATTGCTTAGATAACAAATTAGAAGGAGTAGCAGAAACTCCGATATTATATGAAACAAGTAAAGATATCTTGAAATATGAGTTTAATCAATATATGGAAGAAATCAGCAAATATATCAGATATTATTATTCAATTAATAATTATAATCAAATTGATAAAATATATCTTTTTGGTAGTTATTCAATGGATGTTTCTGAAGAATTTTTTGATAGTATAGATATACCAGTAGAATTAGTTACTAATATTTCTAACGTGTATTTATTAGAAGAAACAGAAGATAACAATAAAAGTTTATTGTCTAATGAATATCTACATGGAATAGTATCCCTTTTTAGCGATAAAACTCATTTAGACTTCCATACTAAAAGGCGGAGGCAAATTAAATTTAAATTCATCTTAAGCATTAATATATTAATATTAATTACAATATTAATATTAAATATTTCTTTCAAAGGAATATTTAATTATTTTAAAAATGCTGAATTTAAAAGAGAAATACAAACTATGTGTTTGTTTATAAATGAGAATAATAAAATCAATAACGAAATTGAGGAAATTAAGAATAGTATTGAACGTATGAAATTATATAAAAATGAAGTTAAAAAATTAAATGAAATCGTCAGAAAGAATGATAATATAAATTCTCAAATGTTTACAGAATTAGCTTCTGTAATACCCTATGGTACTCAGGTTAAGTCAGTCATTGTAGTTAATAAAAACATACAAATTCAATGCTTTTCTAGTTCTCTTGATGAATTGTCCCTATTATTAAAAGGTATTAGAAATATTGATTTTATTGTAGATGTAAATGTACCTAATATTGATGTCAAATTACAACAACAAGGTGTTGATATAAAATACTTTTATTATATAATTTGTAATATTGAGGATGTGGTTCAAAATTAA
- a CDS encoding prepilin-type N-terminal cleavage/methylation domain-containing protein, whose protein sequence is MIRNNIINDKGLTLVEIIISIAVLGIVICPLMSMFLFAMKINNKSDFEYKTLSQAQYYMEEIKAMEYIDTIKYPYNNIKGIYEREIEQDDETFGVIIKITPDSNGLLYKIEILIMDEGEIVNYLEGTKIIY, encoded by the coding sequence TTGATTAGGAATAATATTATTAACGATAAAGGTTTGACTTTAGTAGAAATTATAATATCTATTGCAGTTTTAGGCATAGTAATTTGTCCTTTAATGTCTATGTTTTTATTTGCTATGAAAATAAATAATAAAAGTGATTTTGAATATAAAACCTTAAGTCAAGCTCAATATTATATGGAAGAAATTAAAGCAATGGAATATATCGATACAATAAAATATCCATATAATAATATAAAAGGTATATATGAAAGAGAAATTGAACAAGATGATGAAACATTTGGGGTTATAATAAAAATTACTCCTGATAGTAATGGACTTTTATATAAGATTGAGATACTAATTATGGATGAAGGAGAAATTGTTAATTACTTAGAAGGAACGAAAATCATATATTAA